Proteins from a genomic interval of Diaphorobacter sp. HDW4A:
- the phnD gene encoding phosphate/phosphite/phosphonate ABC transporter substrate-binding protein gives MTLKPTARAAFIGMALAAATSASFAQDAACAHRGDLDAQFCDANKDMVADTPTDAKKLKDPSTLVFAFTPVEDPSIYEKLFRPFMGHLSQCVGKKVVFFPVQSNAAQIEAMRSGRLHIAAFSPGPVNFAVNLAGAVPFAIRGNDHGPVGMHLKMIVQKGSSYQKLDDLKGKRIAHTSPSSNSGNLAPRALFPKLGITPDKDYKVVYSGKHDQSILGVKTGDYDAAPVASDVLEHMTERGVVGKDDFRVLYTSEMFPTDAYAFAYNLAPALQEKIKGCFFDYKVPAEMAKGLGGDRFLPITYKKDWQLVRDVAQASGESFTREAFDKAAQKK, from the coding sequence ATGACCTTGAAACCTACAGCCCGCGCGGCATTCATCGGCATGGCCTTGGCCGCTGCAACGTCCGCCAGCTTCGCGCAGGATGCCGCCTGCGCCCACCGCGGCGATCTGGACGCCCAGTTCTGCGACGCCAACAAGGACATGGTGGCCGACACCCCCACCGACGCCAAGAAGCTCAAGGACCCGAGCACGCTGGTGTTCGCCTTCACGCCGGTGGAAGACCCCTCCATCTACGAAAAGCTGTTCCGCCCGTTCATGGGCCACCTGTCGCAATGCGTGGGCAAGAAGGTTGTGTTCTTCCCGGTGCAATCCAACGCCGCCCAGATCGAAGCCATGCGCTCGGGCCGCCTGCACATCGCCGCGTTCTCGCCCGGCCCGGTGAACTTCGCCGTCAACCTTGCAGGCGCCGTGCCGTTCGCGATCCGTGGCAACGACCACGGTCCCGTCGGCATGCACCTCAAGATGATCGTGCAAAAGGGCAGCAGCTACCAGAAACTCGACGACCTCAAGGGCAAGCGCATCGCCCACACCTCGCCCTCGTCCAACTCCGGCAACCTGGCCCCGCGCGCCCTGTTCCCCAAGCTCGGCATCACGCCCGACAAAGACTACAAGGTGGTCTACTCCGGCAAGCATGACCAGTCCATCCTTGGCGTGAAAACCGGCGACTACGACGCCGCCCCCGTGGCGAGCGACGTGCTCGAACACATGACCGAACGCGGCGTGGTCGGCAAGGACGACTTCCGCGTGCTCTACACCAGCGAGATGTTCCCGACCGACGCCTACGCGTTCGCCTATAACCTCGCCCCCGCACTGCAGGAAAAAATCAAGGGCTGCTTCTTCGACTACAAGGTCCCCGCCGAAATGGCCAAGGGCCTTGGCGGCGACCGCTTCCTGCCCATCACCTACAAAAAAGACTGGCAACTGGTGCGCGACGTAGCCCAGGCATCCGGCGAATCCTTCACCCGCGAAGCCTTCGACAAGGCCGCGCAGAAGAAGTAA
- a CDS encoding response regulator transcription factor, which translates to MKVLLVEDDLDLSAALSRVLTRRGIHVEHCTDGVQALVQLGAGQFDVVMLDLGLPVMDGLQLVSKIRAKGNEVPVLVVTARGAVGDKVAGLNAGADDYLAKPFDLDELEARLRALCRRAGGSAGEMRCGRLRVERASHVAYVDGRALELTPRESALLAALMERPGHAVTKERLTALVFPSDQATQADAVEVVAHRLRKKLLATDVQITTLRGVGYLIQESADGGAAH; encoded by the coding sequence ATGAAGGTGCTGCTGGTCGAGGATGATCTGGACCTGAGCGCTGCGTTGTCCCGCGTGCTCACGCGGCGCGGCATCCATGTCGAGCATTGCACGGACGGCGTGCAGGCGCTGGTGCAACTGGGCGCGGGGCAGTTCGACGTGGTCATGCTCGATCTCGGCCTGCCGGTGATGGACGGGTTGCAGTTGGTCTCCAAGATCCGCGCCAAGGGCAACGAGGTGCCGGTGCTGGTGGTGACGGCGCGCGGTGCGGTCGGCGACAAGGTGGCCGGGCTCAACGCCGGGGCCGACGACTATCTCGCCAAACCCTTCGATCTGGACGAGTTGGAAGCCCGCCTGCGCGCGCTGTGCCGCCGCGCGGGTGGCAGCGCGGGCGAGATGCGCTGCGGGCGGCTGCGTGTGGAGCGCGCGTCGCACGTGGCCTATGTGGACGGGCGGGCGCTGGAGCTCACGCCGCGCGAGTCGGCATTGCTGGCCGCGCTGATGGAGCGCCCCGGCCACGCGGTCACCAAGGAGCGGCTGACGGCGCTGGTTTTCCCCTCGGATCAGGCGACGCAGGCCGATGCGGTCGAGGTGGTGGCGCATCGCCTGCGCAAGAAACTGCTTGCGACCGACGTGCAGATCACTACGCTGCGCGGCGTGGGCTATCTGATTCAGGAAAGCGCGGATGGTGGCGCGGCGCACTGA